The Clostridium sp. DL-VIII DNA window TAGATGCTATCTTTGAAAAATTGTCCAACTCAATTTGTAAACTCTTTTTAACAAAGTTTATCATAAATAAAATAATATTTTTAAAACTCATCTTGCTTCTTCCTGTTCGTGTAAAATATGTATCTTTCATTCTAAATTCAAATAAAAACATTATATCATCTATCAATAAACTTGTAACTCTTATTCCTTCTTTGAGATAATTTATTTTCTTCAATGTAAAAATTCCTCCGTCAATACCTAATAATGTAGTATTTATTATAGAGGAATAATATTTAAAAACATATTTTTTGAATATTATTAATTTGAATTTCCAGTTTATCCAAGCTTAGCTTGATGACATTGCCCACCGGGAACCCAAACAATGACCTGTCTATTTTTGGGTGGTGGATGCGGCACCCAAAGAACTATAAAGTAAATTAACTAGTCCTTTAAAAAATACGTATATAGATATAATAATAGTAACCATATCTAATAGAAGGTAGCATTGTATTAGATCATAAATTATATGAAAGTGCGACTTGTTACTATTTGAAAAGAATAGCCTAGTTTAGCTAATAAAATTTAGTGAATTAGAACTGTTATTGCGATAGGTGGAATGATAGGGTAACGCCTTGAAACGCCTACACTAATACTCCGAATAGCATTTAATAAAGTAAATTATTAAGGGTTATAAGCTCGGTGAAGTCGGCTGAGAGTACACCCTAACAAGTAATGTTGAGGAATAGCGAACTAGAGGTAGTCGAGTGTATGATAGGTCGGGTGTCTATAAAATATCTATGGTTAGGATGTCCCAAAGGGACTGACGAAATCGGGAATGTACGGGTCTAAAATATTAGTGCTCAGAAATGGGCATGACACAGATGTGTCGTAAATGTGGATTAGTAAAATTTTTCGTTATGAAAGTCCATATAGTGTTAAAGGCACTATGAAATTTACAGGCTTAAACTGATGACCTACGGATATATGTAAAGATGGTAATAACTGAACAAGGAAAGCTTAGAATATGGAGGTTTTACTGCCGATGAAGTATTGATAAGGAAAACAGTAAAGTATAACTTATCTTAATCTAAGTGAGAGTGGTGGCATGAAGCAAGGAACATTTCTGTAATGGAAACGGAGCGATAGCCACTAGACAATTGTTATTTGATAATTAAATACTGAATAATTTCAAGGTTCGAGTAAGACTAAGAGATATGAAGCTGAATTTGTAATTATACAAAGGAGGAAGTAATAGACTTGGGGGAAAGCTTTAAATTAGAGAAAAGACAATCACTAAGAAATAATGAATATTACACAATGCAAAGTATATTTGATAAATTATATGAAAAATCAACTGAAGGATTTAGGTTTAATAATCTAATGCAATATATAACTTCAAGGAATAACATTTTACTAGCATATAGAAATATTAAGAATAATAAAGGTTCTACAACTTGTGGAACTGATAAACTTGATATAAGTTTTTTCAAAGATATGAAAACAGAGAAATTTGTTAAGCGTATCCCAAATAAATTAGCCAACTATACTCCGAAAAGTGTAAGACGAGTTGAAATTCCTAAGCCAAATGGTAAAACTAGACCTTTAGGAATACCTTGTATTGAAGATAGAATTATTCAACAATGTATTAAACAAATTTTAGAACCAATATGTGAAGCTAAATTCTATAAACATAGTTACGGTTTCAGACCGAATAGGTCAACTGAACATGCCATTGCGAGAGGCATGCATTTAATGAATAATGCCCATCTGCATTATGTAGTGGACATAGATATCAAAGGTTTCTTTGATAATGTTAACCACAGCAAGCTAAAAAAACAAATATGGAATTTAGGTATTCAAGATAAAAACTTGATTAGTATAATTGGAAAGATATTAAGATCAGAAATACAAAATATGGGAAGATCTAATAAAGGTACTCCCCAAGGAGGTATAATTAGTCCTTTATTATCCAATATTGTTCTTAATGAATTAGATTGATGGATAAGCTCTCAGTGGGAAACATTTGAAACAAACCATAAATATAGTGGTAAATCGCAAAAATACAGAGCAATTAAAGGAAGTAATTTAAAAGAAATATGGTTAGTAAGATATGCGGATGATTTTAAAATATTGTGTAGAGATTATAAAACTGCATTTAAAATATTTAGAGCAACAAAGATGTGGCTAAAAGAAAGATTAGACCTAGATATAAGTCCAGAAAAATCAAAGGTAACCAATCTCAGGAAAAATTATACTGAATATTTAGGTTTCAAATTAATGGTTAAACCCAAACATAATAAATACGTATGCCAAAGCAGAATGTGTGATAAAGCTAAAAAGATTACTATAAACAAGCTTAAAACTCAAATAAAAGAAATTCAAAAGCATGGGAATAGTAAGGAAGTATTAAAGTTAAATTCAATGATATTAGGAATGCATAATTATTATAAATGTGCAACAAAGATAACACATGATTTCAGTGAAATAAATTTCTTAGTTACAAAAAACTTAGAAATACGCTTAAAGCAATGGATATCAAATAAACCTCAATTTACCGGAACATACAAACGCTTATATGGACATTATAAAGGTAGGATAAGAACAATTAATGGTATCACTATGTTTCCTATCTATGGTTGCAAAACAAGCAATGCAATGCATTTACATCGAGATATATGTAATTATACAAAACTTGGCAGAAAGAAAATACACCAAAATCTTAGGGGTTATAAACATCTAATTGATTACCAACTAAGAACAGCAAATGATAATACTGCTGAATTTAATGATAATAGAATATCTTTAATTGCTGGGCAACAAGGTAAATGTTATATAACAGGATTGGATTTAGAAATAGGTAACATGGAATGTCACCACAAAAAACAGAAATGTGATGGTGGCACTGATGAATATAAAAATTTAGTTTGGGTATGTGGCGAAGTGCATAAGATTATACACTGTACCAAACTGGATACCATTGAAAATTATTTAGGTTTGTTGACCCTTGATAAACAAGGGATAAATCGTGTTAATTCTTTAAGAAAGTTAGTAGGAAATTCAGTTATTTAATTAAATATAATAAATTGTTGGAACGCCGTATGAGCTCGAAAGACTCACGTACGGTGTGAAGCAGGGGGAAAGATAGAGATTGCATCAAAATCTTACCTATTGCTATTGTCAAAAGATTATGTGGTTGAAATGGAGAAGGATATTAGGAATAATTATAGACTTAAATAATATTTTTATAATTTGAATATTTAACAAAACTTAATATGTTAAAGGGAGTTGTTTTAAATGAAAATCGAAGGAATTATAAGAAATGTTGATCCATTAGGAAGGGTTGTAATACCAAAAGAAATGAGAAAAGTACTTGATATTAATGAAGGAGATCCAATTGAAATAGTTAAGGTTAATAATGATATAGTGTTGAAGAAATATAGTAAGGGTTGTATATTTTGTGGAAGCGATAAAGATGTAAGTGAATTTAATAATTTGCCTGTTTGTAGTGGTTGTAGAAAGGCTTTAAGGCAGGATTAAAATGGACAGGCCGAAAAATTTACCTAACCGCCTGGAATGCGCTTATTGTCAAAAGTGTTATAGGCATGGTGGAGAATGTCAGGGGAAAAACGTTAATATGAATGAAGATGGCTGCCTTTATTTTAAAATGGATGAAAAAGGCTGTATAAGAAATATAGATCAAAGTATACCTTTTAATCTATATAGTGATATTACACCAGTTGGAATGTGGAGAGATGGATGGACTATATATAATCAAGACACTGAAATCAGAATAAATAAGATATATGCCTTAAGCTGGAATGAAAGAAAAGGCTTGCTGTATGTTAAATGTAATTTTGATTATTTTATTAATGAGTTTAATGAAGATTATAGAAAAGAATCTAATAAACCAAATTTAAAGGTTATAAAATAAGTCATATGAAAAAATGAATATTTTGTATTATTGATAGAGTATTAAAAGATAAAATTCTTATGAAAGGGGATAAGCAAGTGGGAGGCTTACTAATTTTCAAAAATGAAAGATTTGGTGAAATAAGATGGATGAAGATTAATAATAAGGATTATGCCGTTGGAATTGATATAGCAAAAGCTTTAGGATATAAAAATCCAAGAGATGCACTTTTAAGACATTGCAGGGGCGTCGTGAAACACGACATAGGGGTAATTACCGGAAAGAGAAAAGATGGAACGGATGCTATTCAAAATGTAGAAATGAGTTTAATACCTGAAGGTGATATTTTTCGCCTAGCTGCAAAATCTGAATTACCAGGAGCAGAAAAATTTGAATCATGGATTTTTGATGAGGTATTACCTAGTATACGAAAAACAGGAATGTATGCTACAGATGAATTATTAGATAATCCAGATTTACTTATTGCTGCAGCTACTAAGTTAAAAGAAGAAAGAAAAGCAAGGTTTGAAGCTGAAAAGAAAGTAAAATTACTGGAACCTAAAGGACAATTTTACGATGATGTTGCAGGATCTAAAGACTCTATTGAAATGGGTCATGTTGCAAAAGTTCTTGGAATTAAGGGAATGGGAAGAAATAGTTTATTTTCTTTGCTTCGGGAAAAGAAGGTTTTAGACAAAAATAATATTCCTTATCAGCAGTATGTAGATTTAGGATATTTTAGAGTATTGGAGCAGAAATACTCAGTACCTAGTGGGGAAACGAAAATTAATATAAAAACAATGGTGTTTCAAAAAGGGATAGATTTTATAATGAGAAAAATTAGAGAACAATGAATTATATATTTTATGAGGATGGTATATAAAAAATGGAGATTTATCCTTGAAATCAGGAAAAACCTCCATTTTTATTAAAAGACTAAGCTATCTCAAATTTAGTAACTTGTCTTTGAGTCAATTGAGCACCGGATTTTTTAACTAAATCGCCAGAATTAGTTTTGAAAATATTCTTGGAAATTATAGTTTCCATAAGTGCATTGACGTCATCTTTAGTAAGCGTAGATTTAACACCACTAACGCTTAAAGTAGTCTTTAAGCCAGCTTCAGTTAAAAAAGTCATAGCTAAAGTATATTCCATTTAACATACCTCCAATCTTAAAAATTTACGTAAGATCATGATCTTATGCATTTGCTAAAATAGAAGATTCATTAATAAAGTAATCTCTAGTCTTAGCTTCCATAACGTCTTTTATTGCATCAGCAACATCATAGACATTTTGAGGAGCAGCATCTGTTTTCACACTAGAAAAAGTCTTCTTACTGTAGATTGCGTCCCCTGCTTTATCAGTCCCGCTTTGAACTTCAATGCTTAGGGATGCGGTTTCAATTGATTTAGTTACAGCCATGTGTTTTACCTCCTTCATTTTGTTTTCATAAAGGATATATGGATAAATGATTGATATTACATAAATAGATGAAAATTATTTGGTTTTCTATGAACAAAAGAACTAAAACAGATTAAAGATATTGAAAGGATGAATATGAAAAGTGAATGTTTTATTGAAGGACAAATTAGTATATTTGATTTGCCAGTTATAGAGATTGTAAAACCAAAGAAAATCATGATTAAAGAAGAAAATAAAGAAATAGATAAGTTTGATAGTATTACTAAATTGTATTCATAATAAAGTTACTACTAAAATGTTAAAGGATGAATTAGAAAGAGATATAAGAGTGACTAGAAGAATTAAAAATACATTAAGAGGTAAGAGAATATTGGAATGGTACATCCCAAAATCATCCAAAGTTATATTATGAGATTAGTAATGAAAAGCAAAATTAATACTATTAGTAAAATTACGAATAAGATTATGTATTAATGAAATGCTTTAGTAGTGTTGGGAAAAGGCTTAAACTTTGTAAATAATATAAATAAAAGTTACCGGAATCTGGTTTAAAGATACAACCTTTGGGTTTATACTGAAGAACTTATTGAAACTTCTGTTGATTATTAAATTTATTTATAATAAAAAATGGAGAGCTGTATAAAAAGGAATCTGAAAGTCGTATAAATGAAGGCTTAGAGATTATTTTGAAAAATGGAGGAAACAATCTATGAGAAATAACAAACAAATTATTTTGACTGTATTGGCTGGTGTAATGACACTTTCTCTTGTAACTACTTTCTGCATAACGGAAAAAAATTCTGTTGCAAAGGCTTCGACAACATCAGTAGAAAGTGCAACAGAACAATCTGGGACAGTTGTTGCAGGGCCTAATATCGCTGTTGTTGAGACAGAGGCTGGAAAAGTTCAGGGATACAGTAGGAATGGCATTTATACCTATCATGGAGTTCCATATGCTGAGGCAAAAGAAAGATTCGTTCCAGCAGAGAAAGTAGAGCACTGGGATGGGGTCAAACTTGCTTTTGATTATGGTCCGATATCGCCACAACAACAGAGAGCAGGCGGATCTGATAGCAGCTGGGAAAATCCGTCTAGACAGTTTGCTATGGACAATAATAGTCAGAATCTGAACATCTGGACACCTGGTATTAATGATAATGCAAAGAGACCGGTGATGGTATGGCTACATGGCGGTGGATTTTCAACAGGATCATCTGCACAAACAGCTGCTTATGATGGCGCGAATCTTAGCCAAAAAGGAGATGTTGTAGTTGTCTCAGTAAACCATCGCCTTAATGTTCTTGGACATTTTGATCTTTCTCAATATGGTGAAAAGTACAAATACTCTGAAAATGTAGGAATTACTGATATCGTAGATTCTCTTAAATGGATTCGTGACAATATTACACAGTTTGGTGGTGATCCTAATAACATTACGGTATTTGGAGAGTCAGGTGGAGGCGCTAAGGTACTTGCACTTATGACAAGCCCATATGCAAAAGGACTTTTCCAGAAAGGAATTGTTGAGAGTGGTGCGACAGAAACAATGGGAGTTAGCTTTACGTCAAAGGAAGCCAGTAAAAGGGTGACAGAACTTACACTTCAAAACCTTGGAATTACTGCAGATCAGATAGAAAAATTGCAGACTATTCCATATGAACAACTGTCACAAGCATCTGACAAAGCACTCCAGCAGACAGCGGATGAACTTCATATTCCGGCAGCACTTGGGACAGGATATGGATTATCATGGGAACCGGTAGTAGATGGAGACTATATGCCTACAAGTCCGGTAACAGAAAAAGGCTTTGCGGAAGCTGGCAAGGATATACCGCTCCTAATTGGATCAAACCTCACAGAGTGGACAGCCTTTTCACAAATCAGCAATATGGCGAAAGCACAGTCAGATAATCCAAATACATGGAGTGAAGAAGAAATTGACAAGCATTTGAAGGACACTTATGGAGATAAGGCAGATGAAATTGTAAATGCATTTCTTAAAGCATATCCTGATAAAAAGAAGGCTGATGCAATATATGTTGATTCAACTACAATCAGACTACCGCTTTTAAAGATTATGTCTCACAAGGCAGATCAACAGGGAGCACCTGTTTATTCTTATGTTTTCAGCTGGGAATCTCCGGTTATGAATGGTGTTTTCACATCATACCACACATCAGAGATACCATTTGTATTTAACAATATAGATAAAGCGGATACAACGATTGGTGGAGGTGAAGATGCCAAGATTCTGGAAGACCGAATGAGCCAGGCATGGATCAATTTCGCAAGGAACGGTAAACCAAGTTCTGACAATTTACCTGAGTGGGAAGCCTATGACCGTCAAGGTGGTGCGACAATGATTTTTGATAACAAAGTAAAGCTTATGCATAACCATGATAAAGAGCTTATGAAGCTTCTGGCACCAGATTATCAATATTAACATTTTGCCAAAGACGTTTCTAAAACCTTGCTATCGTAAATCATATAACAGGGTTTTGGAAATATTGGCAAAATGTAGAAATGTACTATCAACATTTGTTCATATACTTTTTATTCCTTAAGTAAAATGAAATGAGATACTGAACAACAAACTGTTAAAGAGTGAGTTTGTTACTCTTTCTAAATTCAATGATTTTGTGGAAGACATAGGATTGTAGGAAAATTATTGAAAGGGATATATAGATTCAACTATGGTAATATAAATATATTTTTAGAAGATAATTTTCATTCGTTTTCATTAAATCATTGACTTAGAGCTACTCGAATGGGGTACAATAATTTTATTGTAGAAAATTCAGTTGCGTAAGCATAGCGTTGCTTAAATTAGATTACAAAGAACATAGGGACAATAGAATAAAGAACAAATTAAAGGAGAGATTCTAAGGATTATTATTTATGTATTTATAAATATCAAATCTGAAAAACGAGAGGAGTTTTTAGAGGTTGTAAACCAAATGACAGCATCAACTCAGGATAAAGAGGGATATATAAGCTTAAATTTCTATGAGGATACTGCACGGCCTGATAATTTCGTTGTTGAGGATGAGAATGCTAATAAGCATCACACACAAACTGCTCACTTTAACACATTTGTCAAAGGAATGTCTGAATTTTTATGTGAACTACTATATGCAGAAGCATATGATGCCTTCAAGATTTGACTTACATAGAAGGTCTTGATGGTCAATATGTTGAATTTAATGGTTCATATAGAAGTTGTTTTTTTATTTTTGAGTAAATAGATGAAACTCATTTCTAATAAACTATGGAGCTGTCGCACTTAAATCCGTTAGAAATAGATCTATAGGATTACCATAAGATTAAATTTTCACAAAGATATTTATGAAAAGAATGTTCATTATAAGATGAGCGTCGTTTTAATTTCATGTTATTAATTTAAGTTCTTTAAGCTTCAATTGATTGGATAGCTTCACTTTTATACATAGATTTTTTCTCATGTAATAAATAATATAGGAAAAGGCAAACAAATACCTGATTTAAGATAACCAAACATTAAGCGAGTGCAAGTAGCTAACTCAATGCTATGTTTTGGAAAAACCTCTATGGCAATAGGTTGAACACTTGATGCAGTAAGAATTGTTCTAGGAAATAAGTGCTTTGATACCTATCTGTTATTTGTCATGGAGTTTTCTCAAAAAAATCTGTAAAATATATAATTTTATCTGTAATACATACAGTTATTAAATTAAATTCCAATGTTATTCTTACGTTAAAAGAATCAAAATGAGAAGTCGGCATAGAGCTATGGTTGTTTTTTATTAACAACCAGCTTCATTATCATAATGCATAAAATATGGTGATAGACATTAGTTAGTCATGAATTTATATAATAATATCATCCTAAATTATTATAAAATCACTAAATAATTTAGAGTGATAACTAACTATTATTGAAAGGAGATTTGCTTATGAAACAAAAAATTGGAATAAGTCGAAGTGGTAATTTAGCTGAAGCAGTAAAAGGATTTGTTAATCCTTCTTTAATAATACTATTATCAAATAAAAACAAATTTGAAGACCATGTAGAAGAATTAGAGCAATTGTATCCAGGTGTTCCAAGTATCGGATGTACTTGTACTAGTTATACAAAGTATTCAACAATTGAAAACGGAATAACAGTAATTGCATTTTCTGATTGTATTAGTGCAGCGGCTAATGTTATATTAGGACTTTCTTCTATGCCAGTTAAGTATATTAGTCGAATGGAAGAGGATATTAAAAGGGTAAAAGCAGAGTCGCAAAATACAATTTGTATTGATTTTGCTACAGGAAATCACAGCCGGCTAATGACAACATTAGGAAGTATCTTAGAAAATAAGAATATTTCTTTAATAGGAGCTGGTGTTGATTGCAATAAGGTTTCTTGTAATGGTGTTATATATGAAGATGCTTGCGCATATGCGTTTATTAAAAATAATGGAAGGATAAATGCTTTTAAGGAAATTATTTATAAACCAACTGATTTAAAAATGGTAGTAACTAAAGCAGATTCAAAAAAATATATTCTTTATGAATTAAATGGGAAACTGGCAGAATCAGTTTATTGTGATTATCTTAATATTTCCCCAAGTAAAATAAACACACAATACTTTCAAAACCCTTTAGGAAAATGGGTTGGTGATGAGTTTTACATAATGGGTATTGCTCAATTACATGATGGAGGATTGCAATGCTATAAACGAATAAACAATATGGATATCATTTCAATTTTAAAGTTAGATGATTACAAACAAGTTATTAATAATACAGTAACTGCAATTAAAAAGGACATGCATAATATCTCAGGCATTTTTTCTATGAATTGCACGGGCAGATATACATTTTTTGAAAATGAAAATTATTGGGAAGATTATTTGAAAACAATGAATTTTACTGATAATCACGTTGGAATTGTAGCAATGGGAGAGCATTTTAATTCACAACACGTAAATTTAACAATGGTATGTTTTGCATTTGAATAAAGAGAAACTTTTCAGGTGGATTTTTACACTGCACATGAATTTAGTTAAATTAATACAGGAGCGTGTAGCCGTTATCTCCCACTTGAAAAAAAGCAGATATTCAAAAAAATGATGCTCCAAATTTTATATTTGGTTAGCAGAATTTTCTCAGTGAGCTTTCAAATTTGGCATAGTCGCTTTCATAGAGTGAGAGGAAGTATTACGGATGCTAGCAATCGGATAAAGTTTGAAAGGAGAATTACTATGAAATTATTTCAATCTAGAAATAAAGATAAAGCTCAGGATACAATTGAGATTAATTATATCAAGGAAAAAAAAGATATTTCACCTATTGTATATGCTATTGATTATCTTAAGAAATGTAACGAAAACTTAACTACAGAAGAGTTAAATACTTCAGAACAGATTCGTAAAATTGAATTATCATTTAAAAAGGTTTTAAATGATAATTCCAGACTAAATGAAGAAATTGATAATAATTTTAATAATATCCTCTCTAAGATAAACACTGCTTCAGGAGGATTTGAAGAAGTTAAAAATGACATTATTAAATCTATTAATAGAGCAGAAACACAAGGAAATGATTTAAGAGAGAATGCTAACAGGGTATA harbors:
- a CDS encoding AbrB/MazE/SpoVT family DNA-binding domain-containing protein; this translates as MKIEGIIRNVDPLGRVVIPKEMRKVLDINEGDPIEIVKVNNDIVLKKYSKGCIFCGSDKDVSEFNNLPVCSGCRKALRQD
- a CDS encoding phage antirepressor KilAC domain-containing protein, with translation MGGLLIFKNERFGEIRWMKINNKDYAVGIDIAKALGYKNPRDALLRHCRGVVKHDIGVITGKRKDGTDAIQNVEMSLIPEGDIFRLAAKSELPGAEKFESWIFDEVLPSIRKTGMYATDELLDNPDLLIAAATKLKEERKARFEAEKKVKLLEPKGQFYDDVAGSKDSIEMGHVAKVLGIKGMGRNSLFSLLREKKVLDKNNIPYQQYVDLGYFRVLEQKYSVPSGETKINIKTMVFQKGIDFIMRKIREQ
- a CDS encoding DUF2922 domain-containing protein, which gives rise to MEYTLAMTFLTEAGLKTTLSVSGVKSTLTKDDVNALMETIISKNIFKTNSGDLVKKSGAQLTQRQVTKFEIA
- a CDS encoding DUF1659 domain-containing protein; protein product: MAVTKSIETASLSIEVQSGTDKAGDAIYSKKTFSSVKTDAAPQNVYDVADAIKDVMEAKTRDYFINESSILANA
- a CDS encoding carboxylesterase family protein, translating into MRNNKQIILTVLAGVMTLSLVTTFCITEKNSVAKASTTSVESATEQSGTVVAGPNIAVVETEAGKVQGYSRNGIYTYHGVPYAEAKERFVPAEKVEHWDGVKLAFDYGPISPQQQRAGGSDSSWENPSRQFAMDNNSQNLNIWTPGINDNAKRPVMVWLHGGGFSTGSSAQTAAYDGANLSQKGDVVVVSVNHRLNVLGHFDLSQYGEKYKYSENVGITDIVDSLKWIRDNITQFGGDPNNITVFGESGGGAKVLALMTSPYAKGLFQKGIVESGATETMGVSFTSKEASKRVTELTLQNLGITADQIEKLQTIPYEQLSQASDKALQQTADELHIPAALGTGYGLSWEPVVDGDYMPTSPVTEKGFAEAGKDIPLLIGSNLTEWTAFSQISNMAKAQSDNPNTWSEEEIDKHLKDTYGDKADEIVNAFLKAYPDKKKADAIYVDSTTIRLPLLKIMSHKADQQGAPVYSYVFSWESPVMNGVFTSYHTSEIPFVFNNIDKADTTIGGGEDAKILEDRMSQAWINFARNGKPSSDNLPEWEAYDRQGGATMIFDNKVKLMHNHDKELMKLLAPDYQY
- a CDS encoding antibiotic biosynthesis monooxygenase, with the translated sequence MKSEKREEFLEVVNQMTASTQDKEGYISLNFYEDTARPDNFVVEDENANKHHTQTAHFNTFVKGMSEFLCELLYAEAYDAFKI
- a CDS encoding FIST N-terminal domain-containing protein → MKQKIGISRSGNLAEAVKGFVNPSLIILLSNKNKFEDHVEELEQLYPGVPSIGCTCTSYTKYSTIENGITVIAFSDCISAAANVILGLSSMPVKYISRMEEDIKRVKAESQNTICIDFATGNHSRLMTTLGSILENKNISLIGAGVDCNKVSCNGVIYEDACAYAFIKNNGRINAFKEIIYKPTDLKMVVTKADSKKYILYELNGKLAESVYCDYLNISPSKINTQYFQNPLGKWVGDEFYIMGIAQLHDGGLQCYKRINNMDIISILKLDDYKQVINNTVTAIKKDMHNISGIFSMNCTGRYTFFENENYWEDYLKTMNFTDNHVGIVAMGEHFNSQHVNLTMVCFAFE